A window of the Gordonia humi genome harbors these coding sequences:
- a CDS encoding HU family DNA-binding protein, whose product MNKAELVEELTQRLDSDRKTANAAVEHLIDTIVRAVHAGESVTITGFGVFEKRQRAARVARNPRTGETVKVDATAVPSFRPGAQFKAIIAGDQEITDGQPAVKRASPESAPAKKAAAKAPAKKTAAKRTAAKATPATKTPATKTAAKKTTAKKTTATKATAKRTAATKATAAKTTAAKKTTAKKTTAAKTTAAKKTTAAKKTAGKAAAKKAAPKK is encoded by the coding sequence ATGAACAAGGCAGAACTCGTCGAGGAACTGACACAGCGCCTCGACTCCGACCGAAAGACGGCGAACGCCGCCGTCGAACACCTCATCGACACGATCGTGCGTGCCGTGCACGCCGGGGAGAGCGTCACGATCACCGGGTTCGGCGTCTTCGAGAAGCGACAGCGTGCCGCTCGTGTCGCGCGCAATCCGCGCACCGGCGAGACGGTGAAGGTCGACGCGACCGCGGTGCCGTCCTTCCGGCCGGGCGCTCAGTTCAAGGCGATCATCGCCGGCGACCAGGAGATCACGGACGGTCAGCCCGCGGTGAAGCGGGCCTCCCCGGAATCGGCTCCCGCGAAGAAGGCCGCGGCGAAGGCTCCGGCCAAGAAGACCGCCGCGAAGAGGACGGCGGCTAAGGCGACTCCGGCCACGAAGACTCCGGCCACGAAGACAGCGGCGAAGAAGACCACCGCGAAGAAGACCACGGCGACGAAGGCCACGGCGAAGAGGACTGCGGCGACGAAGGCGACGGCCGCAAAGACGACCGCGGCGAAGAAGACGACAGCCAAGAAGACGACGGCCGCGAAGACGACTGCGGCCAAGAAGACGACAGCGGCCAAGAAGACCGCGGGCAAGGCAGCCGCGAAGAAGGCAGCTCCCAAGAAATGA
- the leuD gene encoding 3-isopropylmalate dehydratase small subunit, which translates to MEAFTTHTGVGVPLQRSNVDTDQIIPAVYLKRVTRTGFEDGLFAAWRGDPDFILNNEPWSNGSVLVAGPDFGTGSSREHAVWALMDFGFRAVLSARFADIFRGNAGKAGLVAAQVEQSDIELLWKRLDAEPGLEVTVSLEDMTATAGDLVVPIQVDDYTRWRLMEGLDDIGLTLREVDAITAYEGRRPAFKPVTV; encoded by the coding sequence ATGGAAGCCTTCACCACGCACACCGGCGTCGGAGTTCCGTTGCAGCGCAGCAACGTCGACACCGACCAGATCATCCCGGCGGTCTACCTCAAGCGGGTCACCCGTACCGGTTTCGAGGACGGACTGTTCGCCGCTTGGCGCGGCGACCCCGACTTCATCCTCAACAACGAGCCGTGGAGCAACGGGTCGGTCCTGGTCGCCGGACCGGATTTCGGCACCGGGTCGTCGCGCGAGCACGCCGTCTGGGCGCTCATGGACTTCGGTTTCCGCGCGGTCCTGTCGGCGCGCTTCGCCGACATCTTCCGCGGCAACGCGGGCAAGGCCGGGCTGGTGGCCGCGCAGGTCGAGCAGTCCGACATCGAACTGCTGTGGAAGCGACTCGACGCCGAGCCGGGCCTCGAGGTGACGGTGAGCCTGGAGGACATGACCGCCACGGCGGGCGACCTCGTCGTGCCGATCCAGGTGGACGATTACACCCGCTGGCGGCTCATGGAGGGGCTCGACGACATCGGCCTCACCCTGCGCGAGGTCGACGCCATCACCGCGTACGAGGGGCGTCGGCCGGCGTTCAAACCCGTCACCGTCTGA
- the leuC gene encoding 3-isopropylmalate dehydratase large subunit, with protein MSEKNAKPRTLAEKVWDDHVVVPGEVDAKGNANPDLIYIDLHLVHEVTSPQAFDGLRMAGRRLRRPDLTIATEDHNVPTVDIFSPIADQVSALQVETLRRNCEEFGVGLYPMGDAEQGIVHVVGPQLGLTQPGMTVVCGDSHTSTHGAFGALAMGIGTSEVEHVMATQTLSLRPFKTMAITVDGELPPGVTSKDLILAVIAEIGTGGGQGHVLEYRGPAIEKLSMEARMTMCNMSIEAGARAGMIAPDATTYEYLKGRPHAPSGADWDAAVEYWDGLRTDEGAEFDREVHINASELTPFVTWGTNPGQGLPLGASIPDPAEIADETESIAAARAIEYMGLTPGTPLREVEVDTVFVGSCTNGRIEDLRAVAEVLSGRTVADGMRMLIVPGSMKVREQAESEGLGEIFTAAGAEWRMAGCSMCLGMNPDQLSPGDRCASTSNRNFEGRQGKGGRTHLVSPAVAAATAIRGRLAAPADLV; from the coding sequence ATGAGTGAGAAGAACGCGAAGCCGCGCACCCTGGCCGAGAAGGTCTGGGACGATCACGTCGTCGTCCCGGGTGAAGTGGACGCCAAAGGCAATGCGAATCCGGATCTGATCTACATCGATCTGCATCTCGTGCACGAGGTGACCAGTCCGCAGGCCTTCGACGGTCTCCGCATGGCGGGTCGCCGGCTCCGTCGCCCGGATCTGACCATCGCGACCGAGGACCACAACGTGCCGACGGTCGACATCTTCAGCCCCATCGCCGACCAGGTCTCGGCACTGCAGGTCGAGACGCTGCGGCGCAACTGCGAGGAGTTCGGCGTCGGCCTGTACCCGATGGGCGACGCCGAACAGGGCATCGTGCACGTCGTCGGACCGCAGCTGGGGCTGACTCAGCCCGGCATGACCGTCGTCTGCGGGGACAGCCACACCTCCACCCACGGTGCCTTCGGCGCCCTCGCGATGGGCATCGGGACCTCCGAGGTGGAGCACGTCATGGCCACCCAGACGTTGTCGCTGCGGCCGTTCAAGACCATGGCCATCACCGTCGACGGGGAACTGCCCCCGGGCGTCACGAGCAAGGACCTGATCCTGGCCGTGATCGCCGAGATCGGCACCGGCGGAGGCCAGGGCCACGTCCTGGAGTACCGCGGTCCGGCCATCGAAAAGCTGTCGATGGAAGCGCGGATGACCATGTGCAACATGTCGATCGAAGCCGGTGCCCGCGCGGGCATGATCGCGCCGGACGCCACGACCTATGAATACCTGAAGGGACGCCCGCACGCGCCGTCCGGCGCCGACTGGGACGCCGCAGTCGAGTACTGGGACGGTCTGCGGACCGACGAGGGCGCGGAGTTCGACCGCGAGGTGCACATCAACGCATCCGAGCTGACGCCGTTCGTCACCTGGGGCACCAACCCCGGCCAGGGGCTGCCGCTCGGCGCGTCGATTCCGGATCCGGCGGAGATCGCCGATGAGACCGAGTCGATCGCCGCCGCCCGCGCCATCGAGTACATGGGCCTGACTCCGGGCACGCCGCTGCGCGAGGTCGAGGTCGACACGGTGTTCGTCGGCTCGTGCACCAACGGTCGCATCGAGGATCTGCGCGCCGTCGCCGAGGTCCTGTCCGGCCGCACGGTGGCCGACGGCATGCGGATGCTGATCGTTCCCGGATCGATGAAGGTCCGGGAACAGGCCGAGTCGGAAGGACTGGGGGAGATCTTCACCGCGGCGGGCGCCGAATGGCGGATGGCGGGATGCTCGATGTGCCTGGGCATGAACCCCGATCAGCTGTCGCCGGGCGATCGCTGTGCATCGACGTCGAACCGCAACTTCGAGGGCCGCCAGGGCAAGGGCGGACGCACGCATCTCGTCTCGCCCGCAGTGGCCGCCGCGACCGCGATCCGCGGCCGCCTCGCCGCACCGGCGGACCTGGTCTGA
- a CDS encoding IclR family transcriptional regulator, with the protein MGKDSGIGVLDKSVAVLETVSAAPRNLNELCEATGLPRATAHRLAVGLEVHELLTRDDAGRWVPGPALTRLAATAHDSVREAALLVLPGLQESTGESVQLYRREGAVRVCIAASEPPTGLRDTVPVGTRLTMTAGSAAKILAAWASPETRTMLLLDAAYSERTLADIRRRGWAHSVSERVEGVASASAPVFDAAGDVIAAVSISGPIGRLGRRPGEKYAEALVSAASAITARL; encoded by the coding sequence ATGGGAAAGGATAGCGGAATCGGCGTGCTCGACAAATCCGTGGCGGTCCTGGAGACCGTCTCTGCCGCGCCGCGCAACCTCAACGAGCTGTGCGAAGCCACCGGACTGCCGCGCGCCACCGCACACCGCCTCGCCGTGGGACTCGAAGTCCACGAACTCCTCACCCGGGACGACGCCGGCCGGTGGGTACCGGGTCCGGCGCTGACTCGCCTGGCCGCGACCGCGCACGACTCCGTACGCGAGGCCGCTCTGCTGGTGCTTCCCGGGCTGCAGGAGTCCACCGGCGAGTCCGTGCAACTCTATCGTCGCGAGGGGGCGGTGCGCGTGTGCATCGCCGCATCGGAACCGCCGACAGGTCTGCGCGACACGGTGCCCGTCGGCACCCGACTGACCATGACCGCCGGGTCGGCGGCGAAGATCCTCGCCGCGTGGGCCTCCCCCGAGACGCGCACCATGCTGCTGCTCGACGCCGCGTACTCGGAGCGGACACTCGCCGACATCCGGCGACGGGGATGGGCGCACAGCGTGTCCGAACGAGTGGAGGGCGTGGCCAGCGCCAGCGCTCCGGTGTTCGATGCGGCGGGCGATGTGATCGCCGCGGTATCGATCTCCGGCCCGATCGGACGGCTCGGCCGCCGACCAGGCGAGAAGTACGCCGAGGCACTGGTCTCCGCCGCATCGGCGATCACAGCGCGCCTGTAG
- a CDS encoding PPOX class F420-dependent oxidoreductase: MGTNQRSQIVMSDDEITTFVAEHRTATFATYGRDGIHLVAMWYAVLDGEIWIETKVKSQKVVNLRRDPRVTVSIEDGLTYDALRGVSITGRAEIHDDPDSCLRVGIGIWERYNGPYTDDLRPAVDAMMNKRVAVRVVADRVRSWDHRKLGLPAMPVAGSTAKHLGP; encoded by the coding sequence ATGGGAACCAACCAGAGAAGCCAGATCGTCATGTCCGACGACGAGATCACGACATTCGTCGCCGAGCACCGCACGGCGACGTTCGCCACCTACGGCCGAGACGGCATCCACCTGGTCGCGATGTGGTACGCCGTGCTCGACGGCGAGATCTGGATCGAGACCAAGGTCAAATCGCAGAAGGTCGTCAACCTGCGACGAGACCCGCGCGTCACCGTCTCGATCGAGGACGGACTCACCTACGACGCGTTGCGCGGCGTCAGCATCACCGGCCGCGCCGAGATCCACGACGACCCCGACTCGTGTCTGCGTGTCGGCATCGGCATCTGGGAGCGGTACAACGGGCCGTACACCGACGATCTGCGTCCCGCCGTGGACGCGATGATGAACAAGCGCGTCGCGGTCCGGGTGGTCGCCGACCGGGTCCGCTCATGGGACCACCGGAAGCTGGGACTGCCCGCGATGCCGGTGGCCGGATCGACCGCGAAGCACCTGGGCCCCTGA
- a CDS encoding TetR/AcrR family transcriptional regulator C-terminal domain-containing protein, which produces MTSTTDGDRPTRPPRGRPRKGAAVLSVDAIVASALDEIAEVGVHGLSVRSVARRLGVDSKSLYHYIDGKDDLLVAVADHILSTVPVPEPTGELDADLRAFARAFRRHALRHPQATSLVLTRQPRSLASLVPLEVALSLLVDAGYDPVQAVHLLRLVMATLVGTILRESEMILAGDAVDGQADRWAQALAGSGLPVVASAAPDIAVLDSDAEFEFGLDAMVRFILEDVARHRSP; this is translated from the coding sequence ATGACGAGCACGACGGACGGAGACCGGCCGACGCGGCCGCCGCGCGGGCGGCCCCGTAAAGGCGCCGCGGTGCTCTCGGTCGACGCCATCGTCGCCTCGGCACTCGACGAGATCGCCGAGGTCGGCGTCCACGGGTTGAGTGTCCGGTCGGTGGCTCGGCGCCTGGGCGTCGATTCGAAGAGTCTGTACCACTACATCGACGGCAAGGACGATCTGTTGGTCGCCGTCGCCGACCACATCCTCTCGACGGTTCCGGTGCCGGAGCCCACGGGGGAGCTCGATGCCGACCTGCGCGCGTTCGCCCGCGCGTTTCGTCGGCACGCACTGCGGCATCCGCAGGCCACGAGCCTGGTGCTGACGCGCCAGCCGCGCTCGCTCGCGAGCCTGGTGCCGCTCGAAGTGGCGTTGTCGCTGCTCGTGGACGCCGGATACGACCCCGTGCAGGCCGTCCACCTGCTGCGGCTGGTGATGGCCACGCTCGTCGGGACCATCCTGCGGGAGTCGGAGATGATCCTCGCCGGTGACGCCGTCGACGGGCAGGCGGACCGATGGGCTCAGGCCCTCGCGGGATCCGGGCTGCCCGTCGTCGCGTCGGCGGCCCCCGACATCGCCGTCCTCGACTCGGACGCCGAGTTCGAGTTCGGCCTCGACGCCATGGTGCGGTTCATCCTGGAGGACGTCGCACGGCACCGGAGTCCGTAG
- a CDS encoding cytochrome P450 codes for MRKQFAQRIRWTIDHALPTVGTRLGARRGDPLARVVVATASDGDMGPLLREIRSDGPISFGRVGAVTVDHAAVKAILSTDDFIVARFGHDESLLGRIGTWAARGQLHPMEPPSLLVSNPPEHTRYRKLVTRVFTARAVERLRGQVTAIAGDLLDSLDPSDPVDLVRQYSGLLPVTVISAILGVPADERDRVLAFGEAAAPSLDMGLSWARFRSVEDTLAEFGEWLGEHLRRLADHPGDDLLSRLVEARDEGVGLSERELRATAGLVLAAGFETTVNLLSNGTALLSEHPDQLAALRHGGADWSNAVDEVLRFDPPVLLTARQAAVDTEVVGVPVREGQRILTVLAGANRDPQVFDDPDTFDVARPNASAHVSFGAGRHHCLGASLARMEGAIGLQSLFERFPDLALDDGAHRRETRILRGYEKLPVVLG; via the coding sequence GTGCGCAAGCAGTTCGCCCAACGAATCCGATGGACCATCGACCATGCACTGCCGACCGTCGGCACGCGTCTCGGCGCCCGCCGCGGCGACCCGCTGGCTCGCGTCGTGGTCGCCACCGCCTCCGACGGCGACATGGGTCCACTGCTGCGCGAGATCCGATCCGACGGCCCGATCTCGTTCGGCCGAGTCGGCGCCGTCACCGTCGACCACGCCGCGGTGAAGGCGATCCTGTCGACCGACGACTTCATCGTCGCCCGATTCGGCCACGACGAGTCCCTCCTCGGACGGATCGGGACCTGGGCGGCCCGCGGGCAGCTGCATCCGATGGAGCCGCCGTCACTGCTGGTGAGCAATCCGCCCGAGCACACCCGCTACCGCAAGCTCGTGACCCGGGTGTTCACCGCCCGGGCGGTCGAGCGACTGCGCGGTCAGGTCACCGCGATCGCCGGAGACCTTCTCGACTCCCTCGATCCGAGCGACCCCGTCGATCTGGTGCGGCAGTACTCCGGCCTGCTTCCGGTCACCGTGATCAGTGCGATCCTCGGCGTGCCCGCCGACGAACGCGACCGAGTCCTCGCATTCGGTGAGGCCGCCGCCCCGAGTCTGGACATGGGCCTGTCGTGGGCGCGCTTCCGCTCCGTGGAGGACACTCTCGCCGAGTTCGGCGAATGGCTCGGCGAGCATCTGCGGCGGCTGGCCGACCATCCGGGCGACGATCTGCTCAGTCGGCTCGTCGAAGCTCGCGACGAGGGTGTCGGGCTGTCCGAGCGCGAACTGCGCGCGACGGCCGGACTGGTCTTGGCCGCGGGGTTCGAGACGACCGTCAACCTGCTGAGCAACGGCACAGCACTGCTATCCGAGCACCCCGATCAGTTGGCGGCGCTGCGTCACGGCGGCGCCGACTGGTCGAACGCCGTCGACGAGGTCCTGCGCTTCGATCCGCCCGTACTGCTCACCGCCCGTCAGGCCGCCGTCGACACCGAGGTCGTCGGCGTACCGGTGCGCGAGGGCCAGCGCATTCTGACGGTCCTCGCCGGCGCCAACCGCGACCCGCAGGTGTTCGACGATCCCGACACCTTCGACGTGGCTCGCCCGAACGCGTCGGCGCACGTGTCGTTCGGCGCGGGCCGACACCACTGCCTCGGAGCGTCTCTGGCCCGCATGGAGGGCGCGATCGGGCTTCAATCCCTGTTCGAACGGTTCCCCGACCTGGCGCTCGACGACGGCGCTCACCGACGAGAGACGCGCATCCTCCGCGGCTACGAGAAGCTGCCCGTGGTGCTGGGCTGA
- the gltX gene encoding glutamate--tRNA ligase produces MTSADNVRVRFCPSPTGTPHVGLVRTALFNFAQARHTGGTFVFRIEDTDAARDTQESYDAILDALRWLGLEWDEGPEVGGPYGPYRQSERKQIHLDVVARLLEAGLAYEAFSTPDEVEARHKAAGRDPKLGYDNFDRDLTAEQREAYRSEGRDPVVRLRMPDEDIAWDDLVRGTTTIKAGTVPDFALTRANGQPLYTLVNPVDDAMMKITHVLRGEDLLSSTPRQIALYQALIEIGVADAVPEFAHLPFVMGEGNKKLSKRDPQSSLFHHRDRGFIPEGLLNYLALLGWGFSGDEDIFTLDEMIAAFDVRNVNSNPARFDQKKADSINAEHLRRLEPADFAARLRAFLVARGDLVEPIDEKRFAVVADLVQTRIQVLGDAWGLIEFLYVDDADFTFDEKSAAKNLGGDAVPVLDAAIVACEAVEVWDTPTLEEALKSALVDGLELKPRKAFGPVRVGVTGAAVSPPLYESMELLGREKSLARLRMARGVAGNQS; encoded by the coding sequence ATGACCAGTGCTGACAACGTCCGCGTCCGCTTCTGTCCGTCGCCCACCGGGACTCCGCACGTCGGCCTCGTGCGGACGGCCCTCTTCAACTTCGCTCAGGCTCGCCACACCGGCGGGACCTTCGTGTTCCGTATCGAGGACACCGACGCCGCCCGGGACACTCAGGAGTCGTACGACGCCATTCTTGACGCCCTGCGCTGGCTCGGCCTGGAGTGGGACGAGGGGCCCGAGGTCGGCGGTCCGTACGGTCCGTACCGGCAGTCCGAGCGCAAGCAGATCCACCTCGACGTCGTCGCACGGCTCCTCGAGGCGGGTCTGGCCTATGAGGCGTTCTCCACACCCGACGAGGTCGAGGCGCGACACAAGGCGGCGGGCCGCGATCCGAAGCTCGGCTACGACAACTTCGACCGCGACCTCACGGCTGAGCAGCGTGAGGCGTACCGCTCCGAGGGGCGGGATCCGGTCGTGCGCCTGCGGATGCCCGACGAGGACATCGCCTGGGACGACCTGGTTCGCGGCACCACGACCATCAAGGCGGGCACCGTTCCCGACTTCGCGCTCACTCGCGCCAACGGTCAGCCGCTCTACACGCTGGTGAACCCGGTCGACGACGCGATGATGAAGATCACGCACGTGCTTCGCGGCGAGGACCTCCTGTCGTCGACGCCGCGGCAGATCGCGCTGTATCAGGCGCTCATCGAGATCGGGGTCGCCGACGCGGTGCCCGAGTTCGCGCATCTCCCGTTCGTGATGGGCGAGGGCAACAAGAAGCTCTCCAAGCGTGATCCGCAGTCGAGCCTGTTCCATCACCGCGACCGCGGCTTCATCCCCGAGGGCCTGCTGAACTACCTGGCGCTGCTCGGGTGGGGGTTCTCCGGCGACGAGGACATCTTCACGCTGGACGAGATGATCGCGGCGTTCGACGTCCGCAATGTCAACTCCAACCCGGCGCGCTTCGACCAGAAGAAGGCCGATTCGATCAACGCCGAGCATCTGCGGCGCCTGGAGCCCGCCGACTTCGCGGCCCGCCTGCGCGCGTTCCTCGTGGCGCGCGGCGACCTCGTCGAGCCGATCGATGAGAAGCGGTTCGCCGTCGTGGCGGACCTCGTGCAGACGCGCATCCAGGTCCTCGGCGACGCCTGGGGGCTCATCGAGTTCCTGTACGTCGACGACGCCGATTTCACCTTCGATGAGAAGTCGGCGGCCAAGAATCTCGGCGGCGACGCGGTGCCCGTTCTCGATGCCGCGATCGTCGCATGCGAGGCGGTCGAGGTCTGGGACACTCCGACGCTGGAGGAGGCGCTCAAGTCCGCTCTCGTCGACGGGCTCGAGCTCAAGCCGCGCAAGGCGTTCGGCCCGGTCCGGGTGGGGGTGACCGGCGCGGCGGTGAGTCCGCCGCTCTACGAGTCGATGGAGCTTCTCGGACGTGAGAAGAGCCTCGCGCGCTTGCGGATGGCTCGGGGAGTTGCCGGGAATCAGTCCTGA
- a CDS encoding GntR family transcriptional regulator: protein MLVNIDPASDRPIFHQIADSVRSDVAAGRSRAGDRLPSARELAAALDVNVHTVLHAYQDLRDEGLVELRRGRGAVLTDAARALSTIHDDIAALAAKATAAGLHPETLSALVKEASRAVQ from the coding sequence GTGCTCGTCAACATCGATCCCGCCAGCGATCGGCCAATCTTCCATCAGATCGCCGACAGCGTCCGCTCGGACGTCGCCGCGGGCCGTTCGCGGGCGGGCGACCGACTCCCCTCGGCCCGCGAACTCGCCGCAGCCCTCGACGTCAACGTCCACACCGTCCTGCACGCCTACCAGGACCTCCGCGACGAGGGCCTCGTCGAACTCCGACGAGGTCGCGGCGCCGTCCTGACCGACGCGGCGCGCGCTCTGTCGACCATCCACGACGACATCGCCGCGCTCGCCGCCAAGGCGACCGCGGCCGGTCTGCATCCGGAAACCCTGTCCGCACTCGTGAAGGAGGCATCCCGTGCCGTCCAATGA
- a CDS encoding DUF1648 domain-containing protein, with amino-acid sequence MPSNEPSPHRRRLTYIAVGFVAPIVVTLVAVLVEAFAVGDLPDRIAVHWNASGEADGWGSPWVIVALTVILGLSAAALSTVNYRQLTDGAPGGTFRWVSTTAAATATGTGVILAGIMVTQADGDSTSPTALIGVAVAAAVVVGAIGWFVQPTDPPTGSGRHPEAMGLAPGGRAVWLHTETTSRFILIAGAAAVVFASVIGLLTAMNGGSTASLWAAVAIIVIILVAMSTVVGYHVRIDSSGLRVRSIAGLPRWHIAADEIDDVTVVDVRAIGDFGGYGVRYSRGRTGVILRSGPAVQVTRTEGKPFVLTLDDAATAAALLAAVAARARRG; translated from the coding sequence GTGCCGTCCAATGAACCCTCTCCCCACCGCCGACGCCTGACCTACATCGCGGTCGGCTTCGTCGCCCCGATCGTCGTCACCCTCGTCGCCGTTCTTGTCGAGGCGTTCGCCGTGGGCGACCTGCCGGACCGGATCGCGGTGCACTGGAACGCCTCCGGCGAGGCCGACGGGTGGGGTTCGCCGTGGGTGATCGTCGCCCTCACCGTGATCCTCGGACTGTCCGCCGCCGCGCTCTCCACGGTCAACTACCGACAGTTGACCGACGGAGCGCCCGGCGGGACGTTCCGGTGGGTGTCGACGACCGCCGCAGCGACGGCGACGGGCACCGGCGTGATCCTCGCGGGCATCATGGTGACGCAGGCCGACGGCGATTCGACGTCCCCGACGGCCCTGATCGGAGTCGCGGTCGCCGCCGCCGTCGTGGTCGGTGCGATCGGCTGGTTCGTCCAACCGACGGATCCTCCGACCGGATCGGGCCGTCACCCCGAAGCGATGGGGCTGGCACCCGGCGGACGCGCCGTGTGGCTGCACACCGAGACCACGTCTCGGTTCATCCTGATCGCGGGTGCCGCCGCGGTCGTGTTCGCTTCCGTCATCGGCCTGCTCACCGCGATGAACGGCGGCTCGACCGCCTCGCTGTGGGCGGCCGTCGCGATCATCGTGATCATCCTGGTCGCGATGTCGACCGTCGTCGGGTACCACGTCCGCATCGATTCGTCCGGACTTCGCGTCCGGTCGATCGCCGGACTCCCCCGCTGGCACATCGCCGCCGACGAGATCGACGATGTGACGGTGGTCGACGTCCGCGCGATCGGCGACTTCGGCGGATACGGCGTCCGCTACTCGCGCGGCCGGACGGGCGTGATCCTGCGATCGGGTCCGGCCGTCCAGGTGACCCGCACCGAAGGCAAGCCGTTCGTCCTCACCCTCGACGACGCCGCCACCGCCGCCGCACTCCTTGCCGCCGTCGCCGCGCGGGCCCGTCGGGGCTGA
- a CDS encoding alpha/beta hydrolase has protein sequence MTRPGRVAPTVVRNGDVELSCTVVGDGPLVVMVMGTGSPGRVWHAHQQPALVKAGFRVVTFDNRGIAPSSECADGFSMADMVADTAVVVEHFGGPALVVGTSMGARIAQELALSRPELVRAAAMLGTYGRSTPLLTAYNEGERALIDAGQKLPDAFHAAITAHMNLSPTTLADDRSARDWLDIIGFGGQSQSAGVRAQLALPERDENRLASYGGITRPCLVVGFADDRTLPVFLAREVADAIPGAQYEEIADAGHFGYIEQPAAVNTVLLDFLAAHRD, from the coding sequence GTGACCCGCCCCGGACGGGTCGCCCCGACGGTCGTCCGCAACGGCGACGTCGAACTCTCCTGCACGGTGGTCGGCGACGGCCCTCTCGTGGTCATGGTCATGGGAACCGGCAGCCCCGGGCGCGTGTGGCATGCGCATCAGCAGCCCGCTCTGGTCAAGGCCGGATTCCGAGTCGTCACCTTCGACAACCGGGGAATCGCGCCGTCGAGCGAGTGCGCGGACGGGTTCAGCATGGCCGACATGGTGGCCGACACCGCGGTGGTCGTCGAGCACTTCGGCGGACCCGCGCTGGTCGTGGGCACCTCGATGGGGGCGCGGATCGCCCAGGAATTGGCATTGAGTCGGCCGGAGCTGGTCCGGGCCGCGGCGATGCTCGGCACGTACGGACGTTCGACGCCGCTCCTGACCGCGTACAACGAGGGGGAGCGGGCGCTGATCGACGCCGGCCAGAAGCTGCCGGATGCGTTCCATGCGGCGATCACCGCGCATATGAACCTGTCGCCGACGACGCTCGCCGACGATCGCTCGGCGCGCGACTGGCTCGACATCATCGGCTTCGGCGGTCAGTCGCAGTCGGCGGGAGTGCGGGCTCAGCTCGCGCTGCCCGAACGCGATGAGAACCGTCTCGCCTCGTACGGAGGGATCACCCGCCCGTGCCTGGTGGTGGGGTTCGCCGACGATCGCACCCTGCCGGTGTTCCTGGCCCGGGAGGTCGCCGACGCCATTCCCGGTGCGCAGTACGAGGAGATCGCCGATGCGGGCCATTTCGGCTACATCGAGCAGCCTGCCGCGGTCAACACGGTACTGCTCGACTTCCTCGCAGCGCATCGGGACTGA
- a CDS encoding fumarylacetoacetate hydrolase family protein yields MKLGRVASPDGVAFVAVEGPEGHETAREIAEHPFGDPTFTGRTWKLADTRVLAPILATKIIAIGKNYAAHAAEMGSEAPADPVIFAKPNTSIIGPGVPIVRPPSSERVDFEGELAVVIGRPCKDVPAAKADDVILGYTVANDVTARDQQAHDGQWTRAKGYDTFCPLGPWIETEFDPADVAIRTELDGVEKQSSRTSLMLHSVGDIIEWVSRVMTLLPGDVILTGTPEGIGPMVAGQSVSVSVEGIGTLTNPVVDK; encoded by the coding sequence ATGAAACTCGGTCGAGTCGCAAGTCCGGACGGCGTCGCATTCGTCGCTGTCGAAGGCCCCGAAGGTCACGAGACCGCTCGCGAGATCGCGGAACATCCGTTCGGTGATCCGACGTTCACCGGTCGCACGTGGAAGCTCGCCGATACACGTGTCCTGGCGCCGATCCTCGCTACCAAGATCATTGCGATCGGTAAGAACTATGCAGCTCACGCCGCTGAGATGGGGTCGGAGGCACCGGCCGATCCGGTGATCTTCGCCAAGCCGAATACCTCGATCATCGGCCCGGGCGTGCCGATCGTGCGTCCGCCGTCGTCCGAGCGCGTCGACTTCGAGGGCGAGCTCGCCGTCGTCATCGGTCGTCCGTGCAAGGACGTCCCCGCGGCGAAGGCCGACGACGTCATCCTCGGATACACCGTCGCCAACGATGTGACCGCTCGTGACCAGCAGGCGCACGACGGTCAGTGGACGCGCGCCAAGGGGTACGACACGTTCTGCCCGCTGGGTCCGTGGATCGAGACCGAGTTCGATCCGGCCGACGTGGCGATCCGGACCGAACTCGACGGCGTCGAGAAGCAGTCGAGTCGCACGTCGCTGATGCTGCACTCGGTCGGGGACATCATCGAATGGGTGTCCCGCGTCATGACGTTGCTGCCGGGCGACGTGATCCTGACCGGCACCCCGGAGGGGATCGGCCCGATGGTCGCCGGACAGTCGGTCTCGGTGTCCGTCGAGGGCATCGGCACGCTGACCAACCCGGTGGTCGACAAGTGA